A section of the Hevea brasiliensis isolate MT/VB/25A 57/8 chromosome 17, ASM3005281v1, whole genome shotgun sequence genome encodes:
- the LOC110650958 gene encoding transcription factor bHLH162 isoform X2, producing MMRSNSESPRLDRKTVERNRRIHMKDLCFKLASLIPSHHFKHSKDMLSQQGQLDHAAAYIKHLKERIEKLKKKKEQAMGTSVANNSTMDAMMMGLRLPMIELRDLGSSIEVVLISGLKKNFMFYEVITIIEEEGAEVVSASFSTVGDKVFHTIHAQVKICRVGVETSRVCQRLQELIYWSCI from the exons ATGATGAGAAGCAACAGTGAGTCACCAAGACTTGATCGAAAGACGGTCGAGAGGAATCGCAGAATTCACATGAAGGATTTATGTTTCAAGCTGGCTTCTCTCATTCCTTCTCATCACTTCAAACATTCTAAG GACATGCTATCGCAGCAAGGTCAACTAGACCATGCTGCCGCCTACATAAAGCACCTGAAAGAAAGAATagagaaattaaagaagaaaaaggaacaGGCAATGGGAACTTCGGTAGCTAATAATAGCACCATGGATGCAATGATGATGGGATTGAGATTGCCAATGATTGAACTTAGAGACTTGGGTTCAAGCATAGAAGTGGTTTTGATTAGTGGGTTGAAGAAGAACTTcatgttttatgaagttattaCAATTATTGAGGAAGAAGGAGCTGAAGTTGTCAGCGCCAGCTTTTCAACCGTGGGTGATAAGGTCTTCCACACAATTCATGCTCAG gTCAAAATCTGTAGAGTTGGTGTGGAGACTTCAAGGGTATGCCAGAGACTGCAGGAACTGATTTACTGGAGTTGCATATGA
- the LOC110650960 gene encoding polygalacturonase 1 beta-like protein 3: protein MGREGELTQVTIPFFFLLLSISSLKVSLASTSSVRKQNFSSTELSPFSPRASLIRYWNKHISNTLPKPPFLLSKASPLSAVDSAFFSKLAAQNSLSSHLDSFCSLANLFCSFDSKPSLGNHDQDANFALYSNKRFANYGRSNLGGTDSFKNYSNGLNSAADSFIRYSREGTGHSETFANYATDGNVANATFGNYGAGATGGSGAFKNYDDRVNVPGLRFTTYDSEGNNHKLSFSSYSGDTNSGSQAFASYGKKGNGVPAEFTTYSGDSNIIDSTFTGYGELGNAANDSFTGYGISGNNPHNNFKSYATGANSAIDSFSSYRNGANVGQDSFQSYARNTNAGKVTFTNYGKTFNPGNDTFKEYGKGSKGMTTIGFKTYGSDRSFKDYIEKGVSFSAYTNTSSRSRSDNFLSSRWVEPGKFFRESMLKQGNVMAMPDIRDKMPPRSFLPRSIVSKLPFSSLRLSEMKEIFHAPQDSTMEHVLVNSLAECERAPSQGETKRCVGSVEDMTDFAVSVLGRNVVVRTTENVNGSKKNVMLGSVKGIKGGEVTKSVSCHQSLYPYLLYYCHSVPKVRAYEAEILDVESKTKVNLGIAICHLDTSAWSPEHGAFVALGSGPGQIEVCHWIFENDMTWTIAD from the exons ATGGGCAGGGAAGGAGAACTCACCCAAGTTACTATtcccttcttctttcttttgttaTCAATCTCATCTTTAAAG GTTTCTTTGGCTTCCACTAGTAGTGTACGCAAGCAAAATTTCTCGTCAACCGAGCTGAGCCCATTTTCTCCGCGAGCATCTCTGATTCGTTATTGGAACAAGCACATCTCTAACACCCTCCCTAAACCACCATTTCTCCTCTCCAAAGCCTCTCCACTCAGTGCTGTAGACTCAGCTTTCTTCTCCAAACTCGCCGCCCAGAATTCGCTCTCTTCACATCTTGACTCTTTTTGTTCCTTGGCTAACTTGTTCTGCTCCTTTGACTCAAAACCAAGTTTAGGCAATCATGACCAAGATGCCAACTTTGCACTTTATTCCAACAAACGCTTTGCAAATTATGGCAGGTCGAACCTCGGAGGAACCGATTCATTCAAGAACTACTCCAACGGATTGAACTCGGCTGCTGATTCATTTATTCGGTACAGCCGCGAAGGTACAGGCCATAGTGAAACATTCGCAAACTATGCTACTGATGGAAATGTAGCCAATGCAACCTTTGGCAACTACGGCGCTGGTGCCACTGGCGGATCCGGCGCATTCAAGAACTACGACGACCGAGTCAATGTGCCAGGTCTCCGATTCACAACTTATGACTCGGAAGGCAATAACCACAAGCTCTCATTTTCCAGCTACAGCGGTGATACAAATTCTGGTTCTCAAGCATTTGCTAGCTACGGAAAGAAAGGAAATGGGGTCCCAGCTGAGTTCACAACCTATAGTGGAGATTCAAATATTATTGATTCTACATTCACTGGTTATGGTGAATTAGGCAATGCAGCCAATGATTCATTCACAGGTTATGGCATTTCAGGTAACAACCCACATAACAATTTCAAGAGTTATGCTACTGGTGCAAACTCTGCCATTGATAGCTTCTCCAGCTACAGGAATGGAGCCAACGTTGGTCAAGATTCATTCCAATCTTACGCCAGGAATACAAATGCAGGGAAAGTTACTTTCACTAATTATGGGAAAACATTCAACCCTGGCAACGACACATTTAAAGAATACGGCAAAGGATCCAAGGGCATGACCACCATTGGCTTCAAAACTTATGGTTCTGATCGATCTTTCAAAGATTACATCGAAAAGGGTGTCTCTTTCTCTGCTTATACCAACACAAGTAGTCGCAGCCGTAGTGACAACTTTTTAAGTAGCAGATGGGTGGAGCCTGGCAAGTTTTTCAGGGAGTCCATGTTGAAGCAAGGGAATGTGATGGCGATGCCCGACATTAGAGACAAAATGCCCCCTAGATCATTTTTACCCAGATCAATTGTGTCAAAATTGCCATTCTCATCCCTTCGGCTCTCAGAGATGAAGGAAATTTTTCATGCGCCACAGGACTCAACCATGGAGCATGTGCTTGTGAACTCACTGGCTGAGTGCGAGAGAGCACCTAGCCAGGGTGAGACCAAGCGGTGTGTTGGGTCAGTGGAGGACATGACGGACTTCGCCGTCTCGGTCTTGGGCCGCAACGTGGTGGTGAGGACCACTGAGAATGTTAATGGGTCAAAGAAAAATGTAATGTTGGGATCAGTCAAAGGAATCAAAGGTGGGGAAGTGACAAAATCCGTGTCTTGTCACCAAAGCCTTTACCCATACTTACTGTACTATTGCCATTCAGTGCCCAAAGTGAGGGCTTATGAGGCGGAAATTTTGGATGTTGAGAGCAAAACCAAGGTCAATCTTGGAATTGCAATTTGTCATCTTGACACGTCAGCTTGGAGTCCAGAACATGGGGCGTTTGTGGCGCTAGGGTCCGGCCCTGGGCAAATTGAGGTCTGCCATTGGATCTTTGAGAATGACATGACTTGGACCATTGCTGATTGA
- the LOC110650958 gene encoding transcription factor bHLH162 isoform X1 translates to MMRSNSESPRLDRKTVERNRRIHMKDLCFKLASLIPSHHFKHSKDMLSQQGQLDHAAAYIKHLKERIEKLKKKKEQAMGTSVANNSTMDAMMMGLRLPMIELRDLGSSIEVVLISGLKKNFMFYEVITIIEEEGAEVVSASFSTVGDKVFHTIHAQSWCGDFKGMPETAGTDLLELHMKLSEY, encoded by the exons ATGATGAGAAGCAACAGTGAGTCACCAAGACTTGATCGAAAGACGGTCGAGAGGAATCGCAGAATTCACATGAAGGATTTATGTTTCAAGCTGGCTTCTCTCATTCCTTCTCATCACTTCAAACATTCTAAG GACATGCTATCGCAGCAAGGTCAACTAGACCATGCTGCCGCCTACATAAAGCACCTGAAAGAAAGAATagagaaattaaagaagaaaaaggaacaGGCAATGGGAACTTCGGTAGCTAATAATAGCACCATGGATGCAATGATGATGGGATTGAGATTGCCAATGATTGAACTTAGAGACTTGGGTTCAAGCATAGAAGTGGTTTTGATTAGTGGGTTGAAGAAGAACTTcatgttttatgaagttattaCAATTATTGAGGAAGAAGGAGCTGAAGTTGTCAGCGCCAGCTTTTCAACCGTGGGTGATAAGGTCTTCCACACAATTCATGCTCAG AGTTGGTGTGGAGACTTCAAGGGTATGCCAGAGACTGCAGGAACTGATTTACTGGAGTTGCATATGAAACTTTCAGAATACTGA